From a region of the Arachis ipaensis cultivar K30076 chromosome B09, Araip1.1, whole genome shotgun sequence genome:
- the LOC107615563 gene encoding uncharacterized protein LOC107615563, whose product MLSGWSTKEKLACPCCNDETSSIYLKHSHKTIYMDHRRFLPMNHPWRHNKRSFNGKTELRSPPQLLDGTTVFYILQGVDNSFGKKQRRSKNGISNWKKRLIFFDLPYWKFNMFRHNLHVMHIEKNIVDSIIRTLLDISRKTKDHAAARFDLKDMGIRKNLQPRDTNDDGSASNIARCVQQTEKKISGYKTHDAHFMLHYLLQVPIKSILPDHVAIALVRLCSFFRRICQKVISLDEVVNLEAEIAETLCQLERIFPPSFFDIMVHLSIHLANEVRLGGPVQYRWMYPVERYMCTLKSYVRNRSRPEGSIAEGYLANECINFCSRYLHEDVQTRLNRVPRNNDECVSDELRTPSLFLSKGCPLSGKMGDLFMLDEKSEIQGHAYILNNCDKIEVYMREHEEAVNDNNPRRTKWEKAKDHSQQFLEWFKTRAMKKDVPGWVKGLARGPNRVAKRFSGYVINGYRFHTRHHDARHKTQNSGVTLEALTSSFATVKDKNPIEAKVTYYGRIVDMFELDYYGQFKVVLFKCEWYTVAKDNFGLSYVYFSKKCYQEEPFVLASQVNQCFYVQDPYVSDKHYVMKTIPRDLFRISDDLESDSPIIYAREPCEPEVIPSLPNDNGEVDLVRNDLRATIIDVAPNMFAKQRGEEDDEESEYEYIEDSDSETS is encoded by the exons ATGTTATCTGGGTGGAGTACAAAGGAAAAATTGGCTTGTCCATGTTGTAATGATGAAACTTCTTCTATATATCTGAAACATAGCCACAAGACTATTTATATGGATCATCGAAGGTTTTTACCCATGAACCATCCATGGAGACATAATAAAAGATCTTTCAATGGGAAAACTGAACTTAGGTCTCCACCGCAGTTGTTAGATGGAACAACTGTATTTTATATATTGCAAGGGGTAGATAATTCTTTTGGGAAGAAGCAAAGGAGATCAAAGAATGGCATTTCAAATTGGAAAAAGCGGTTAATCTTTTTTGATTTACCATATTGGAAGTTCAACATGTTTAGACACAACCTTCAtgtcatgcacatagagaagaatatAGTTGATAGCATAATTAGAACTCTTTTGGATATTTCTAGAAAGACAAAAGATCATGCAGCTGCGCGTTTTGACCTTAAAGACATGGGTATCAGGAAAAACCTTCAACCAAGAGATACGAATGATG ACGGCAGCGCTTCCAATATCGCTCGATGTGTGCAgcaaacagaaaagaagatttcTGGTTACAAGACCCATGATGCTCATTTCATGTTACATTACTTGTTGCAAGTACCGATCAAGAGCATACTTCCTGACCATGTTGCCATTGCTTTAGTTCGCTTATGTTCATTTTTTCGCCGGATATGTCAGAAGGTAATTAGCCTAGATGAGGTAGTTAACTTAGAAGCAGAGATTGCTGAGACATTATGCCAATTGGAGAGGATTTTTCCTCCAAGCTTTTTTGACATAATGGTGCACTTGTCTATCCATTTGGCAAATGAAGTGAGGTTAGGTGGTCCAGTTCAATATCGTTGGATGTACCCTGTTGAACGATATATGTGCACACTAAAATCGTATGTTCGTAACAGAAGTCGTCCAGAAGGATCCATTGCCGAAGGATATTTGGCGAATGAGTGTATTAATTTTTGCTCAAGATATTTGCATGAAGATGTCCAGACAAGACTCAACAGAGTCCCTCGAAACAATGATGAGTGTGTTTCAGATGAGCTGCGAACTCCGAGTTTGTTTCTAAGCAAAGGATGTCCTTTGAGTGGAAAAATGGGAGATTTGTTCATGTTAGATGAAAAATCAGAAATACAAGGTCATGCATACATCCTAAACAATTGTGATAAGATCGAAGTCTACATGAG AGAGCATGAGGAGGCAGTAAATGACAACAATCCACGaagaacaaagtgggagaaagccAAAGACCATAGTCAACAGTTCTTAGAATGGTTTAAAACTCGTGCCATGAAAAAGGATGTGCCTGGTTGGGTAAAAGGGTTGGCTAGGGGTCCAAATAGAGTTGCAAAAAGATTTTCAGGTTATGTTATCAATGGGTATAGGTTCCATACAAGGCACCATGATGCAAGACATAAAACCCAAAATAGTGGTGTCACATTGGAGGCATTAACTTCTAGTTTTGCTACTGTGAAAGATAAGAACCCAATTGAAGCAAAAGTAACCTACTATGGTAGAATAGTTGATATGTTTGAATTAGATTATTATGGCCAATTTAAGGTAGTCCTGTTTAAGTGTGAGTGGTATACAGTTGCAAAAGACAACTTTGGCCTCTCATATGTGTATTTCAGTAAAAAatgctaccaagaagaaccatttGTCCTAGCATCCCAAGTAAACCAATGCTTTTATGTGCAAGACCCATATGTGAGTGACAAACACTATGTTATGAAAACAATTCCAAGAGATTTATTTAGGATAAGTGATGACCTTGAGTCTGATTCCCCCATAATATATGCAAGGGAGCCATGTGAACCTGAAGTGATTCCCAGTCTCCCAAATGATAATGGCGAGGTTGATCTAGTGAGGAATGATCTACGAGCAACTATTATAGATGTGGCTCCAAATATGTTTGCCAAACAACGTGGTGAGGAAGATGATGAGGAAAGTGAATACGAGTACATAGAGGACTCTGATTCTGAAACTTCTTGA